ATTCATCCTTCGGGGACAAACCCTACAAATGTTCTGAATGTTGGAAAAGCTTCAATAATAGTTCTCATCTTCGAACTCACCAGAGGACCCACTCAGGAGAAAAACCTTATAAATGTTCTGAGTGTGGGAAATGCTTCAGTAACAGCTCTCACCTGATTCAGCATCTGAGAACACACACAGGTGAGAAGCCCTACCAGTGTGGCGAATGTGGGAAAAACTTCAGCAACACCTCCCATCTTATTATCCATGAAAGAACTCACACgggagagaaaccctataaatgtCCTGAGTGTGGGAAGAGTTTCAGTAGCAGCTCTCACCTTATTCAGCATCACAGATCACATACAGGTGAAAAACCATATGAATGTCCGGTTTGTGGGAAATGCTTCAGCCACAGTTATGTCCTAGTAGAACATCAGAGGACCCACACTGGAGAAAAACCTTATAAGTGCCCCGACTGTGGGAAGAGTTTTAGTCAGAGTTCTAGTCTGATTCGCCACCAGCGGACACACACAGGTGAGAAGCCCTACAAATGTCCTGAGTGTGGAAAAAGCTTTGGTTGCAATTCTACTCTAATAAAGCATCAGAGAATACATACAGGAGAAAAACCCTATCAGTGTACAGAATGTGGGAAGAATTTCAGTCGAAGTTCAAACCTTATTACACACCGGAAGATGCACACAGGTGAGAAATCCTATGAAAGGTCTGAATATGAAGAAAGTTTGAGTCAGAACTGCAGTGTGATAGACGAATGCAGAATCCAGCcaggagagaaaccatataaaTGTTTTGAATGTGGAAAGAGTTTTGGCCTTAGCTCCCACCTCATAAGACATCAGAGAACACATACAGGAGAAAAACCTTACAGATGTTCTGAGTGTTGGAAAACTTTTAGTCAGAGTTCCACCCTGGTGATTCACCAAAGgacacacacaggagagaaaccttatAAATGTCCTGACTGTGGTGAGTGCTTCAGTCAAAGCTTTAACCTTATCAGGCATCGGAGGACCCACATAGGAGAAAAACCTTACAAATGTACTGACTGTGAGAAATGCTTCAGCAGAAGTGCCTACCTCATTCAGCATCggaaaattcatatagaaaagtCTTTTGCGTCTCCTGAAGTTGAAGATTTTCCTCATGACTGGACTTGGAAAAACTGTTCTGGGGAAATGGCTCTTATCTCTTCATTTTCAGTCCCAAATTCATCTCCCTCCTGAGTCccaaagtctgttttgttttgttttttcctttcttttcttatcaGAGCATTACAATTAAGGTGTTCTCTGATAACAGGGTTATAAAATTTCTTTGGTTTGTTTGCCAAAACATTTGGGAAAAGTCAACCTCCCAGCTTAGAGGTTGGGAAGACCCAGATCATCAGGTCATCAGATCTGCCCAGTGAGAGATACTGTCAATgatagagagaaagaagaatattttttatttaaggtaAGATAGGAATAGCTTCAAAGAAAAACATGGAGAGAAGTCCTGGGAGACTGAAGATGAGATTGTCATTGAATTTCCTTATTTCCTGTTGCCTGATTGGGTGACAACAAATCATTACTGTCCTCGAGGATTTACCCAGAGAAAGATTCCTTTTGAACAAATAATGTGATTTCCTGGCTATTTTGTTGGGTCTTAAGGAAGAAAAGactaacttttttttcaaatgtgtttttatttgctgaaAATTAACTTTTACAGTATCTGGAACTGCACTGTCTGGTACAATAGCCATTAGCCACGTGTggatatttaagtttaaattaagatgaaatgaaatttaaaattgacTTCCGTAGTCACACAAACCACTTGCtgagtgctcagtagccacacatGACTGGTGGCTGCTGTATTAAATATCACAAATAGTTCTTTCAAGATCATCATTCTTGACAGATCTAGTTCCTATAAGACTGTAAGAAATGTGCTCTGGGGTTTCTGCTCTCCAAGAGGAATTTCAATATAGAATAGAAATGGTAtagagttgtttttatttttttaattttggccacgctatgtggcttgtgggatgttagttccctgaccagggattgaacctgcctccttggcagtgaaagcgtggaatcctaaccactggaccgccagggaattccctgggataGAGTTTTGAAGGCACTCAGTCCAACAGTTGGCTATTCTGATGATTGTATGTTTTATATTCGGCCATCTCAGTCATCTAGTGACATGATCCCATTGTCTTGGCCAAAGCCAGATTAGGACGTAGGATACTTGAattcttttttaaggttttctGTCAAATGGTCCTTTCCCCTCAGTTTTACTATTCTGTAAGTCCTTATCAGATCAGAAACTGAgttctttttctaataattaacTCACTGAGTCTGAGCCAGTGTCCAGGGACAGTTTGCCATTGGAGCCCCAAATTCCTTAGTTCCGGccttgataattttcttttgccCTTTGGCTTATGTGGTGTGTGGATCTGGTAACTGAGACATAATCCTCCCTGCTCGTCTGTCCAATGGGAATGGTGCTTTGTAAAGTATTAAGACATTCCCTATGCCCCCACCTCCAGTTCTTCCTGCAGCGCAAAAGGTAGATGTACAGGAAGGTCAGGACTTGCCtaggatttcatcttttttttggagtcaaaaatatattttatgaagaaTAGGTAGAGGTGCATATTAGGAATGTGGAGCCAGAAGGGGCCAATTACAGCTGCTGCAAAGGGCTGTAGATCACTGGTGGGTAGCTAAATTGCATGGGGATTATTTCTTTCGTGATTGTGGTGCCCCTGATACTGGCGAGGCAATTGTGTCTTTCTATATTGTGATAGGatttaaaaatgaagcaaaagctAACAATTAAAGGTATTCAAGAAGTCTTTGGGGGTGATTTTCTGCTTTCAGAAAGGGGGAGAACATTATTGGGCATCATTGGCTTTAATGTGACCCTTACCTAAGCATACTTTTACCTATGTATGTTACATAGTATTACCCAAATTGTCTTAAACTGTaatatctgaggataagtgtTCATAGTATTTTTTACCACAGACAACTGAGAGTTTGATTAATGTTTGATAAGAGTTTGATTAACGATCAGTTGCAAGGCAGTAGCTGATGAGGTGGTGCGCAATCATCGATCCCATTACGGGTGGCAAGTAACcactctgaacctgtttcctcaactgtaaagcaGAGATAATGCCTACCTTGTGGGGTTTCGGTAAGGGTTACATAAATGTAAAGCAGCTAGCACAGTGCTTAAAATACAATGGGTCTAAATAAATGGTAATTGGTTATTATTAAtggaaacaaattgaaaaatatccTCCACACATTTTCAGAAGCAGCAATACAGCCCCAAGCTTTCCTCCTTGGGGATTCTTTATGACAAACCTCAGGAACTCTGAGGAAAAAGGTAGTATAAAAACGGAAGACTATATTGTGTTTTAAGTTTGCAGACTGTTGAAAACACTTTTATTTGATTCAGCTaattgaatttttgttgttgttcatgaaGCAAAGGATTCTCTTTAAGTCAGGAAAGAACAAAACAGCAAGTTCAATTTCAGTTAATTTGCATCTGAAAGAGATTAAcaattggtacaatttatgtcttATCACCATCCCTACACTATGTTTTATGACTGCCCACAATTATATAAAACCTACTGCACAAACCTCGATGTCTGCAGGAGCATAGACAGTCACATTTTAGATGGGTTAAGATGGGCTTTATTAGTAAAACAATGATTCTTACAAGAATCATTGTCTCTTTGGATTAGAGATTAGGAAAACAGAAGAGAGATTTGTCACCTACAATGGAGAATTTAACATAGTCAAATTTAATCCTATTAGATGCCTTTGCCTCACTTTCATTAATCAGCGAATACGTTCTTTGTTTAGCTCCCGAAGAAGTAAATATTCTgtattctctatttttcttgCCAGCACACAGGATTCAACATCTGATTAAATAAAGCATTCTTTTTTACAAGTGATGTGTTTCatagtttctttttaattaaagagaAGACTCCTTTCTGTATTCATTTTTTCCTACTCACAGTGagggtttatatattttttccctacaATGGAGTGGGGAAATTCATGTTAATGCATATATTCACAAATGTAGCAGGGAACTCACTCCCCAGCTGCTTTATAGCCTACAAGGAGGTATATGCAAACGTATGTCTCTATTAAGTACCTGAGATAAAAGTTTGCTTCCATCATTCTAAGCCATTCAAGTTTGATCTACCAAATGGTCTTCTCCTTGGTGCTGTAGAAGTTTCCTTATTGATGGTGAGAGGTAGTAGAATATGGTATGTGACAATTGCTCCTTATACATTAGTCCCACATATTCACCTTTGCCCATCTCTCAGTTTCTGGTAATCATTGTAGTGATAAAACGCATtgctttttattctgtatttgaGTTTGTGTAATTCCTTTCAAGCAGcataatcattcattcaacaaaaatttacctGATACCTAATATGTGTCTAGCAGAGGTCAAATGACAGTAGGAGGGACAGATGTAAGGATAGATTAATAGTAGGAAAATGTGCAGCTTTTCAGATGACTCCTTTCTCCTTGCCAACtcctaaattatatttattatgccgAACCCTCCATCTTCAGATTTAATAATTTGATAATCTGAGGAGCTAGAGGTAACTGTAGATTAAAGTGGGTTAGGTTTGCTCTGAAAATGCAAGCTTGGTGAAGTTTGACACAATACTTTCTTTGCACATAGTGGTGCTCAATAGTTACTGAGTGGGTGTCATGTGCTTATATGTTTTATGGTAACGTCCAAGAGTATGTCCTTCCAGGATGTGTGTTTCTACTAGACTGTCAACTCCTTGAGTCAAAGAACGGATTTCATTTTTTGTAATCCCAGAGCCTGACACAAAGCCTGGCATGTGAAGTGTTTGTTGGTTTTGGTTGAGGGGTATTCACCAATGGATAAAATCTACTGGATTAAGCTGTATAGTCTCAGTGTCCCCCTGGGCCCTATAACACCATTGCTTGCCCAGTCCACAGAGGCTGGGGCTGACTTGGAAATGAAAGTGACTGTCCTAGGAAGCTGGGCCTATCCTCACACTAACCCTAGAGGACCCTAAAATGTCCCAATTGTTCAGAATCCTATGGAAGTAAGACCCTGGGCTTTTGATTCAGACTGTCTAGGAGAGGTTTAAAACTTGTTTCAAATTCATGTTTCAGTCACTTAACTAGCTTTGTACTGTGTACTCACCTTGTAAGATTTGGTAAGCAGTGAATGAGGTGAGGGACCTGACATAGAATAGGTGTTaaggaaatgtttttcttccctgTTCACCCTCATTTGCTCATAATTTTGCCAAGTATAGGCTGTAGGCATGGAAATGTTTAATCGTTTTTTggattgattgtttctaggtttctaaAGTAAAGATATTAAGAACATTTAGTTCATGGCTTTATTGTGAGGGTcagtgagataatgtatataatatgctTAGCATTGCTGATACCTAGTAATCACTCAATATTAGCTATTGTTACCATCATAAAGTGGCTCGAGACCACAATGGGTCTTTGGATTATCTTTGAAGTTAACCTCAGAGACAATCAAGTCAAGGCTAAGGATGGTCCAAATGCTTGCTTGTAAAGATAACAGATGGAAACAGAATCTTGGTAATCATGACATCGTGGACACATAGTCACTTACAAGCAGAGGTAGCTTATGGGTGCTAAGATAGCTAGCTTGCTGATCTAACATTGCTTAATTGGTAAAATCAGTAGATCTTTTAGGATCTGACACAGTGAGGAATGAAGTGGAAGCTTTGGTTGAAAAGGGATCATGATTAATTTTGACCCATGCTAAATCGTATGGATAAATGGtcagattaaagaaaatattgactAGACtgacaaacacaggtgaaaaaaATTTCCCCTTAAAAATAGCTTACTTTCTGATCATTAAATTgtacttctttgtatattttacaattaGCAAGTATTAATGTAGGAAATACATAAAAgtatgaagaccaaaataaaaatgACCCATAGTCATTTTCTCCAGAGATCACTCACCATGGAAGTTCTGGGATCTTTCCCAATAACCTCTTTTCTGAGCATgtatctgaataaatatttttttaaaatggataatatGGAGTATGTATATAGTATTGTCTTGATTTTTTCCTAATCATATCATTTTCCAACTAATTGTTTTAAATTAGTTATGAGGTTTTTAATGGCTTGATAATATTACACTGAATGATGTACCATAACAATTAAAGTGTTCTGACATTGGATGTTTATATTGTTTCCTGTAATTTGCTATTAAAAACAACACTTTTTTGaatagggttttttttggctgttgttgttttgttttggtgttgTGGTTGTgattgtttggttttgcttttttgctttttgttggtgTACAAATCTTACTGTCCATCTCTGTTTTCTTAGAgtgaattcctagaagtgagATATTGAGTCAAAgggcataaattttttaaaggtatattacttaattgcttttcagaaatatgtatcaatttaaattgccccaataaaataattttgttaaacaTCTTATGGAGGTAATGGGGGAGATAAACATGTAATTCAGGACAAATACATCTAATTGATGAAAACCTTTTTTTAAGGCAGCTTCTTTGGATATGGataatctttttcctttttttttttctcatccctCTTACCCTGTCTTGGGTTAGGATCAGCTGAGAGTCACTTTGGGCTGAAACACTTTAAGAACTGCTTGGCAGtatgaaactggaaatcaattacaagaagaaaactggaaaaaaaaaccacctcacaaacacatggagactagaAACATGCCACTAAACAATCAGtgggtcaacaaagaaatcaaagagacagatgaaaatggaaacacaactttctgaaatctatgggacacagcaaaggcagttctaagggAGAAGTTCATAACGATAcaggtctacctcaagaaacaagaaaaatctcaaacaatctaaatTAACattaaaggaactagaagaatAAGAGTAAGCAaagcctaaagttagtagaaggaaggaaataataaagatcagagtggaaatagaTGAAACAGAGActaataaaacaatagaaaagatcaatgaaactaagagtcggttctttgaaaagaaacaaacttgaCATGTCTTTAGCGAGGCTCATCATGAAAAAGAgagagcctaaataaataaaatcagaaatgaacgaggagaaattacaaccaataccacagaaatacaaaggatcataacagAATTCcttgaacaattatatgccaatgaaTTAGACaacaaagaagaaatggataaatttctggaaatatataatcttccaagactgactCATGAGGAAATAATATAGAAAATCTtaatagaccaattactagtaatgaaattgaatcagtaatataaaaacttccaacaagcaaaagtccaggtccagatagcttcaaaggtgaattctaccaaacatttaaagaagagctattacctatccttctcaaattattacaaaaaattgaagaggaaggaatatttCCAAAATCATagtacaaggccagcattaccctgataccaaatccagacaaagacacaacaaaaaaagaaaattacagggtaatatccctgatgaacatagatgcaaaaatcctcgacaaagggacttccctggtggtgcagtggttaagaatccaccttccaatgcaagggatgtgggtttgatgcctggtcagggaactagatcccacatgcatgccacaactaagagtttgcaagccacaactaaggagcccaccggcCTCAATTAAGGAGCAAACGTGCCACAAtgaaggagccagtgagccgcaactaaggagaccgcctgctgcaactaagaaataaataaataaaataaataattttaaaaaatcctctacaaaatattagcaaaccgaattcaacaatactttaaaaagatcatacaccacgatcaagtgggattcattccaGTGATGCAAAGGTGGTTTAACAACCACAAGTCAGTCAacatgatacatcacattaacaaaacaaaggataaaaatcatgtgatcacctcagtagatgcagaaaaagcatttgaaaaaacttaacatccatttatgataaaaacaaagtGGATatggagggaacatacctcaacataataaaggccatatgtgacagacccacagctaacatcatactcaacagtgaaaagctgaaagcttcaAGAGCAGGAATGAGACAAGAATGCCCATGCTCATCACTTTTTATTAAACATAGtgttagaagtcctagccacagcaattagtcaagaaaaaaaaaaaaaggcatccagattggaaaggaaaaagtaaaagtgtcactatttgcagaagacataatactatatacagaaaaccccaaagaccccaccaaaaaaactattagaactagtaaatgaattctgtaaagttgcaggatatagtattaatatactgaaatctattgcatttctatgcactaataacaaactatcagaaagagaaattaagaaaataatcccatttataattgcatcaaaaagaataaaatacctaggaataaatttaaccaaggaggtgaaagacctatgctctcaaaattataagaaatgaggaaagaaggataacacaaataaatggaaagatataccatgctcatgtattggaagaattaatatcaataaaatgtccatactacccaaagcaatctacaaattcaatgcaatccctatcaaaataccaatggcatttttcacagtagtagaacaaataatcctaaaatttctgtggaaccacaaaagaccccaaatagccaagcaatcctgagaaagaagagcaaagttggaggtatcatgctcccagACTTGAAACTATACCacaaatctatagtaatcaaaacaggatggtactggcactagaacaggcacatagatcaatgaaacagaatagagatcccagaaataaacccacactcatacggtcaattaatctatgacaaaggaagcaagaatatacaatggggaaaagacagtctctttgatAAATAGTGTTCGGAAAAcaagacagctacatgcaaaagaatgaaattggacctccttgttacaccacatacaaaaaaaaaaaaaaagaaaaagaaaaaaaaatggattaaaggcttaaagGTACAAACTAAACCCATGAAACTCCATGAAGAAAACATAGTAATCTCTTTGACcttggtcttagcaatatatttttaaaaaatatgcctcctcaggcaagggcaacaaagtaaaaattttaaaatgggactacagcaaactaaaaagctttagcacagaaaaggaaaccaccaacaaaacaaaaaggcaaactcctgaatgggagaagatatttgcaaatgatatatttgataaggggttgatatccaaagtatacaaagaactcatacatctcaacatcaaaaaaacaacaacccgattaaaaaaaatgggcacaggacctgaatagacatttcttctgaagaagacatacagatagccagcaggcacaagaaaagatgctcagtatcactaatcattagggtaatgcaaatcaaaaccacaatgagctatctcctcacacctgttagaatggctattatcaaaaagacaagaaacaagtgttggtgaggatgtggagaaaaaggaacccttgtgcactgttggtgggagtgtaaattggtgcagccactgtggaaaatagtgtgGAAGTTCCTcaataaactgaaaatagaactaccatgtaatccagcaattcaacttctgggtatttatcccaagaaaatgaaaagattttcttCAGGGGCTTTGATTTGCCTGAACAGGAGAACTGCTTGAACCTTTATTGAAGCCATTTTGGTTTGCATAAGCAACCAGTCAAAGAGTTTGCCCAGAAGCTGGGCAAATCTGTGCAGAAGATCAAGAGTTTCACCAAGTCCTTGGAtttgctgcaaatgacaagatttcattcttttttatggctgagtaatattccattgcatatgtaccacatctttatccattcacctatcaatggacccttaggttgcttccatatcttggctattgtaaatagtgctgcagtgaacataggggtacatatatcttttcaaattagtattttcattttctggatggatctggagggtattatgctaagtgaaatacaggcatacttcattttattgtgcttcactttattgtgcttcacagataattGCATTTTTTACTAATTGAATATTTGTGGCAACCCTTCATCAAGCAAATCTATCATCACCATTATTTCAACAGCATTTTCTCCCTTCATGtcactgtgtcacattttggtaattctcacaatatttcaaactttttcactattaatatatttgttttggtcatctgtgatctttgatgctactgttgcaaaaagattatgacttgctgaaggctctgatgatggttagcattttttagcaatgaagtatttttaaattaaggtatgtacattgttttttttagacaaTGCAATTGCACACATAacagactatagtatagtgtaaacataactttcatatgcactgggaaaccaaaaagttcatgtgactcactttatggCGATATTTGCTTTATCTTGGGGGTCTAAAGCTAaatccacaatatctccaaggtatgcccataagttagagaaaaacaaatactatatgatttcatttatatgtggaatctaacaaacacacaaaataaaacataaatagactCATAGAGAAAGATCTGGTGGTTGCTGGGGGTTGGGAGGTGGAGGACAGATGAAataggtgaagaggattaagaggtacaaacttccagctataaaataagtcatggggatgcaaTGTGCAgtgtagggaatatagtcaataatattgtagtaactttgtatggtgacagatgataactagacttattatggtgcTCATTTCatagttataaaaatattgaatcacctgTATTCTAATGGCTTTATGAGCAATAttcaaggagagaaagaaaatgaaaacgaaGTTCCAAATTCATATAATTGGCTCCATCACTTGCAACTAGAATTTGCAAAAGATTACCTAAGTGCTGAGGGGATGTAGAACAATTAAATGAGTGGTGTAAAGTCTTTTTGGACAAGGTGAATGGTGAGCAAGAAAGTTTTGATCTAATGTGTTTCTATGTGTTACAAATCAAAACATTAGTGAAAAGGGAATTGCTCAGTTtggtaccaagaaaaaaaaaatgaagtaaggaAAGGTTGTATTCAATACATTGAAAAATGTGTACTATATACCAAGTGCTGAGTGTACAACTGTGAATAAGACATGGTCCTTGCCTTAAGAGTTGAATCTCTTGGAAAAGGTGTATGTAAGTAGATGATTATAATACAATTGGTGGCTGCTGTGACAAAGAGGTGGAGTTATGAAAACTTGAAGAGAAAGAGATGATGATTAACCTGGGTCTTAAAGAATGGACAGTTGAAGAGAGGAGGGAAAGCCTTTTCCCTGCATCAAGAATAGCACTTGAAAAGGCACAAGTTTAAGCCTGTCAGGCCAAATGAGACCAACGGAGACTACCGAGGTGATTAAATGATGGAATGAAAAGACCAaatgtgctttttgtttgttttaaaggttAACTGAATATTTAccttaaagcagaaaaaaaatgcattctaGTCAAACATTCCTAAATTCCTGAGCCAGATTTCCTGGGCTTGGATTCAGGCTCTGCTATGTATTAGCTGTGTTACCagttctctgtacctcagtttccttgtttgtaaaatggggctaaaaaTAGTACCTGCCTGATAGTGTGGTTGTGAGGACAAAATTAGCTAATGTACGAAAAAAAGTTTTAGAATGCTGCGCATACTATAAAAGTGTCAGCTCTTGTCATGATTACGAAAGTATTATTACTTTCTGCCAGTAAGTGGGTgattttgtgtcatatttcatTGCCTTCGCTTCAGGCTTGAgtgacagatttttatttttgaataagtgCAGCCAGGCCAACATTCAAACATACTTAAGTGATGGTTTTATAGCATTTAATTCAGTTCAGAAAGTATAGGCATTCAGAACGTGCCTTATGCTAGGTATCACAAATGCTCTTCTTGCCCCCAGTTTGGAAGTGGATCTTGGACTGTACACACATGAGGAAAGTGACTTTCAAAGGATTAAAAAGTTATCtacttagggaattccctggtggtccactggttaggactctgcacttccactgcagggggcacgggttggatccctggtcagggaactaagatcctgcgtgccgtggaccaaaaaaaaaaaaaaaaagttacctacttaatatgaaaaaaatcctcttatgataatctctagtacAGGTTAATCAAGTAACAATCATCCTGGTGATAGTTGTATTCTCTTCTACAAGAGTCAGCTGACCAAGCCGTCTGTCATTTTAGCAGTATAGGAACTCACAGATACCAACAAGCAGTTTATTGAAGAATTATCTTCAGGAAAACGATTTCCCACACGttaaattgattttcttttcttgagttgtttttaatttgatgtgtATTTCAAGCAGCTGAATTTGTTGATACCAGTGAGGAATGTCAAGGAAAGAATCAAAGTCTTGGttttataatggagaaaagtTAAAGAAGTTATTGATTAAGAGTATTGGGGAAACACAAGATTTGGAGACCAGGAGTTTAACTTTTGGTTTCATCACTTATAAACTGTGAGTTGGCcaagccacttaacctctttgtttcatatttgttattttttaaatcaaagtggTTTTGAGTGTCAAATGATGCCTGTGAAAGCGTTTGacacataattatttcattagtAGATAAAACATAATATTTGGGGTAAAAAATGATAAGTACTACTACACTTACATAAACTCAGTCAACTGCAAGGAACTTTAGATTTCATGAAGACCTTGCCCTCTCCCTTCAGAGGTTGACTGAtttgacttgtccaaggtcacaaagctggttAGTGGCAGCCAGAATCTAGGTCTCCTGATACTAGTCACCTGGCCTTCCTACTATGCCACtgtcattcatcattcattcatttttatggatgataaattaaatgcaaaatactgtgctaggtgctgtggGTGATTCTGATTTATCAGACACAGATCCTCCTTCTCTCAAGGAACATAGGAACTAGTGGGGTAGTAACCGTAAGTGTACAGTCAGAGATTGGGATGATAAGGTATGAATAAACTATTATGTGACCTGGTGAGGATCAATGGAGACTTGGTAGAAGAGGTGACAATTCAGCCGTGCTCCAAATGGCACAAAGGATTTGTACATAAGTCTTAGGGTTTAAAATAGGCAGTCCAGGGTTACA
This DNA window, taken from Eubalaena glacialis isolate mEubGla1 chromosome 17, mEubGla1.1.hap2.+ XY, whole genome shotgun sequence, encodes the following:
- the ZNF572 gene encoding zinc finger protein 572, which encodes MEQEQKLLVSDSNGFTERESLKSTFTGDESKNNLETVQHSNSKADKERASKWSKSDGPQNCKHEDTQKMPLTWSQGRETECDDSCENDGNLENQGNSTGKEEEKPNHWGWDPGQHTRAAVQQNSSFGDKPYKCSECWKSFNNSSHLRTHQRTHSGEKPYKCSECGKCFSNSSHLIQHLRTHTGEKPYQCGECGKNFSNTSHLIIHERTHTGEKPYKCPECGKSFSSSSHLIQHHRSHTGEKPYECPVCGKCFSHSYVLVEHQRTHTGEKPYKCPDCGKSFSQSSSLIRHQRTHTGEKPYKCPECGKSFGCNSTLIKHQRIHTGEKPYQCTECGKNFSRSSNLITHRKMHTGEKSYERSEYEESLSQNCSVIDECRIQPGEKPYKCFECGKSFGLSSHLIRHQRTHTGEKPYRCSECWKTFSQSSTLVIHQRTHTGEKPYKCPDCGECFSQSFNLIRHRRTHIGEKPYKCTDCEKCFSRSAYLIQHRKIHIEKSFASPEVEDFPHDWTWKNCSGEMALISSFSVPNSSPS